The proteins below are encoded in one region of Thermosulfurimonas marina:
- a CDS encoding sigma-70 family RNA polymerase sigma factor, with the protein MSTRKELEKKLLEMGKEGAITYEALNEILPENYDDPEKIEEIFDFLSRNNIEILDEKQLYEKEEWVEKEAQKKIQELSTLSETELEPSEEPEPTTESEEVTSLYLKEMGKYPLLTPEREAELSKIIRGGFYAIVEAFENFPEDLPEIRAMKEEIALWRKRDPGLKPKKSLLNILVKKARELSARYPDHPQVQDLRRLVEEKAAEIEAAKDEMVKANLRLVVSIAKRYIGQGLPLSDLIQEGNLGLMRAVFRFDYRKGNKFSTYASWWIRQAITRAILDKTRTIRLPVHFLELRSQFFKAFYELVKELGREPTPAELSERTGLPQEKILTIFEASREPVSLELPIGDEDSTLGDFIENKDSPSPYEEVKDRDLSEKIRSLLSTLSPREEKIIRLRFGIGEEGEYTLEEIGKRFGVSRERIRQIEKKALSRLRQMTEQENIKYKEK; encoded by the coding sequence ATGAGTACCCGTAAGGAGCTTGAGAAAAAGCTACTGGAGATGGGGAAGGAGGGGGCCATCACCTACGAGGCCCTCAACGAGATCCTTCCGGAAAACTATGACGATCCGGAGAAGATCGAGGAGATCTTTGATTTTCTTTCCCGGAACAACATCGAGATCCTGGACGAAAAACAACTTTATGAAAAGGAAGAGTGGGTAGAAAAGGAGGCCCAGAAGAAGATCCAGGAGCTTTCCACGCTTTCGGAGACGGAGCTGGAGCCCTCGGAGGAGCCCGAGCCCACCACTGAGTCGGAGGAGGTCACCAGCCTCTATCTCAAGGAGATGGGTAAATACCCCCTCCTTACCCCGGAAAGGGAGGCGGAGCTTTCCAAGATCATTCGGGGCGGCTTTTATGCCATCGTGGAGGCCTTTGAGAACTTCCCGGAGGATCTTCCCGAGATTCGGGCCATGAAGGAAGAAATCGCCCTCTGGCGCAAGCGGGATCCGGGGCTCAAGCCCAAAAAGAGCCTTCTCAATATTCTGGTGAAAAAGGCCCGGGAACTTTCCGCCAGGTATCCGGATCATCCTCAGGTCCAGGACCTCCGCCGCCTGGTGGAGGAAAAGGCCGCGGAGATCGAGGCCGCCAAGGACGAAATGGTCAAGGCCAATCTGCGCCTGGTGGTCTCCATTGCCAAACGATATATCGGGCAGGGGCTTCCCCTCTCCGACCTCATTCAGGAAGGGAATCTGGGGCTTATGCGGGCGGTCTTTCGTTTTGACTACCGCAAAGGGAATAAGTTCAGCACCTATGCCTCCTGGTGGATCCGTCAGGCCATAACCCGGGCCATTCTGGACAAGACCCGCACCATTCGCCTTCCGGTACACTTTCTGGAGTTACGCAGCCAGTTCTTCAAGGCCTTCTACGAGTTGGTCAAGGAACTGGGGCGAGAGCCTACTCCGGCAGAGCTCTCCGAGCGTACAGGCCTTCCCCAGGAGAAGATCCTCACCATCTTTGAGGCCTCGAGAGAGCCGGTCTCCCTGGAACTGCCCATCGGCGATGAGGACAGCACCCTGGGAGACTTCATCGAGAACAAGGACAGTCCCTCCCCTTATGAAGAGGTCAAGGACCGGGATCTTTCCGAAAAGATCCGCAGTCTCCTTTCCACGCTCTCTCCCCGGGAGGAAAAGATCATTCGCCTGCGCTTCGGGATCGGGGAGGAGGGTGAATATACCCTGGAGGAGATCGGCAAGCGCTTCGGGGTCTCTCGGGAGCGCATCCGGCAGATCGAAAAAAAAGCCCTCTCCCGGCTGCGCCAGATGACCGAACAGGAAAACATCAAGTACAAGGAGAAGTAA